A window of Gorilla gorilla gorilla isolate KB3781 chromosome 5, NHGRI_mGorGor1-v2.1_pri, whole genome shotgun sequence genomic DNA:
ATGGGAGGAGATTGAGCACTGAATGGTCACTCTCTTCTTTGTCTCCCTTAACTGGGGAAGGAGCCCCTTAGTTCCTTTTCCCAGTTAAAGGAGACAAGAAAGAGAGTGACTGGGAAATGTGTAGCATGAGAATAGTTGGGAACCAGCTCTTTTAGAGTAAAATGAAAGATGGAATAATTAGACCTGGATCATCACTCCCAGGGAAGTAAAATgaccataaaatatttacatctaGTAATTTACCATCATAATCCTaatttttctttgaagaatttcCTATTTCTTAAATTGCAGTGATAGCACCgggattaaaaaaatattagtCTTATAAGCTTACTTTAAACCAATTCCTAGTGGTAGTAACTGCCTTTATCTTCAAGGCAGCACTGAGCATTTATTAACAACCAACCTATAGGCCAAGCATTTTTAAATTAGTGATCTTAAGTAATGAGATGCTAGGGAAATCTTGATGACCTGATATTTGATATTCGAGAATGAGAAGCAGACATAGGCCTACTTAGTGAATTCACATGTCTGAGACTCCACGTGGTGGGGACATGGACGTTAGTAGTAGTAATTAGCCTTGGATGAGAGAAGAACAGAAATTCACATATAAATGGGAAACATCCAGCATTGGTAGGTAGAGCTTGTCTAGATTGGGACTAATGAACTACTTTTCAATCTGAAGGCTTCAGGAATAGACAGGCTCCTGCTTCCGCAAATACCAAATGAAAAGCCAACCCACTGTTCTTGAATTTATAGATCCAATTTACACTTGTTCTTTTTAACCAATGGAACTAGCCGGCCCCTGCATGCCAGGTTTCTATGGCAATGTGATCTCAGTGACCTCTCTTCTCTATTGTGGAATGTAGGTGAAAAGAACGGAGGGGAGCCTGATGATGCTGAACTAGTAAGGCTCAGTAAGAGGCTGGTGGAGAACGCGGTGCTCAAGGCTGTCCAGCAGTATCTGGAGGAAACACAGAATAAAAACAAGCCGGGGGAGGGGAGCTCTGTGAAAACCGAAGCAGCTGATCAGAATGGCAATGACAATGAGAACAACAGGAAATGAGGCCGGAACGCAGGCCCCCATGTCTCTGTGCAAAgcctccctgcttccctctgcTGAGTCTAGGGACTGACTTGCAGCGTGCTGTTTAAGTTTCTCTGGTGCAATCTGTGAAGATTGCCTAATACTTTTCATGATCGATGTGTTTGCATTTCTGAAACACAACAGAAGAAAAACGGAGTGCTGGGACTGGCAGAGGAAATTAATTGATGAAAGAAGAATGGCCCAAGTTTCATTCGCCCTCAGCCACGCACAAGGGAAGGGGAACTTTGGGTTATGCCTCCTGGACGCAAATTAAAGGCCGAGAAAGAGGCCTTGCCATCAATGGAATACTGCCATTTATATTGCTTAGCAGGGCATTTGACTACTTTATCTGAGGCCAGAACTCTCACACACAGCTATCAAGTGCTAAGTTTAAAATAATCACTGTTGAAATTGTCATCTGTACAATTAGTCCATAATGTTTCATGTTTGTCCTAAGTGTGCTGTTGCTATGCAGTGATCTTTATTTATagtaaattatgttttatgtaaatgatatatttttggtgaaatgcaaccttttct
This region includes:
- the AKAP7 gene encoding A-kinase anchoring protein 7 isoform X12, producing MGQLCCFPFSRDEGKISEKNGGEPDDAELVRLSKRLVENAVLKAVQQYLEETQNKNKPGEGSSVKTEAADQNGNDNENNRK